In Haloarcula limicola, the genomic stretch GCTGATAGTCCACCTGTAAGTTCAGGTCGGAGTCCAGCCCCTCGGCGAAGATGCCGTCGACGCGGGCGGCGTCGGGGAGCGGTTCGAGGTCCGCCGCGAGGTGCGTGACGAAGACGCCCAGCGCGTCGCGGTCGACGGTCAGCGTGACGAGGCCGTGCAACAGGTTCGCCGCCGAACCGGGTTCGGTGATGGCCTCGAACTCGTCGACGAGCATCAGGGTCCGGTCGCCGCCGGTCAGCGGCGGGACGACCGACCGGAGCGTCGATTCGAGGACGCCCGCGTTGAACGAGGCGTGTCGGCGGTGGAAGACGACGGTGTCGACGACGCCGACCTCCGCGGCGTCGGCGGGGACCGGCAGCCCCATCTGCGCGAGCAACTGGACCTGACAGAGCGTCTCCAGCAGGGTCGTCTTCCCGCCGGAGTTCGCGCCGGTGAGAACCGCCACCCGGTCGCCGCTGGGCGGGGCGTCGGTCCGCTCGATGTCGAGCGCGTGGTCGCCGACGGCGTAGGTGACCGGTTGCACGTCGTCGGCGTCGGCGAGCGTGAGGTTGCGGGCGTTTCGCACGGCTATCGTCTCGCGGTCGACGAACGTCGGTCGCGTCAGGTCGTAGGCGATGGCGAACCGAGCCAGCGAGACGGCCAGCGAGACCTCGTCGACGACGGTGACGGCCGCGTCGATGTCCTCGCGCGCGGCCGCGAGGTTGTCTTCCAGTCGCTCGGCGACCGCGGTTTCGCGCTCCTCGACGGCGGTCCGGAGCGACCGGCGCAGCTCGCGGAGGGCGGCGTCGACGAAGTCCTGTGCATCCGTCGCTTCGCTCGGCATCGCGTCGCGGACTCGCGTGGCGTCCATCCCCGTCTCGTCGGTGACGTACCGGACGAGCGCGTCCTGGAAGTCGGCCGGGCGGCGCGCCCCGTCCTGGACGGCCTCGACCACCTCGGGCGTGGCGGCCGCCAAGTCCTCGACTTCGCCGAGCTGCGTGCGGAGGCGGTCGAGTTCCGCGTCGGCCCCCTCGCCGACGCGTTCGCCCTCGCCGGCGAGACCGGCCAGCGCCGCCCGAGCGTCTTCGAGCGCGTCGGTATCGAGCGCCGCCACCTGCTCGAAGACGCCGTCCCCGACGCCGGTCTCCAGCAGCGCGAGCGCCGTCTCGACGGCCGCTCGCTCGCCGGTCTCCGCGTCGTAGCGGTCGAAGGCGTCGAGGACGGCCCGCTGGTCGTCGTCGGCGAGGTCGCTCCAGGTCCCCTTGGCTTCGAGGACGTCGTCCAGTCGCTCGGTCATCGCCTCGCGGGTGGGCAGCGGCGTCAGGACGCGAATCCTGTCGGCGGCGTCGGCCGTGACCGCGTACTCCTCGGCGAGGTCCAGCAGTTCCTTGTAGACGTCGCGGGTGTCTCGGGTCGCCAGCAGATCCATCGACTCGGCTCCAGTCGCTCGCCGGAGGATGCGCGTCGCCCGCCCGCGGGAGAGTCCCGCGGCGGTCAGCGTCCGCGTGTTCGCCGTCTCGATGGCCTCGACGGCCCGTTCGACGCCTAACTTCTCGGCCAGCAGCTCGGACGTCTTCGGTCCGATCCCCCAGTACTCCTCCAGTCGCATGGGCCAGCGGACGGGTCGCCGCCGTTTAGTCGTTTATCACGCGCCGTCGGCCTCGATCGAGGTGTGCGTCTCCCGCGTCTCGCCCGTCTCAGCCCTGTGTCTGCCCGGACCGCCCGCCGACGGCCTCCAGTGACTCCCACGCTACTGCCCCCTGTTCGACGATGTTCGACGGCTGCAGCGCCGGATCCGTGAGCGTCTCTCGGGCGAGTTCGACGGGCCCGGCACGCGGTGCCGGGAGCGCGCTCGGATCGCTCGTCTCGAAGGGCGCTTCGGTGGCGTCGCCAACGACGACGCGCATCGCCATGCCGTACGTCTCGTGGGGCGAACACAGCAGGTCGTAGACGCCCGGCGTCTCGAAAGCGTAGAGCCACGTCGACGGGACGGGTCCGCGGGGACTACCGCCCTGCTGTCCCCCATTCTGCGGTCCACCGCCGCCTTGCCCGTCTCCCTGTCCGCCACCCTGTTGATCGCCGCTCTGCTGTCCAGCGCCTCCCTGTCCGCCTTCGCCGCCTCCGTCCATCTCGGCCGGCGGCTCGATCTGGTCGTCGGCGATCGAGCGCGGTTGCCAGCCCAGTATCGGCGAGGAGAAGGCGTGCACGCCGGTCGGCACCCGGCGTCGCATCCCGAAGGCCGGGTGGTAGCTGACGACGTTGTGGTCCGGCGTGGTGAAGACGAACTTGATCACGTCGCCCGGCCGGAGGTGGAGACCGGTCGGCTGATAGAAGAAGTCGACCGGCCGATCCGGATTGGTCGGCGGCCCCCGTATCAGCGTCTCGACTTCGTAGACCGTACCCGCACCGTCACCGGGTGAAGGGGTGTCGCCGCCTTGTCCGTCATCTGTCTGTCCGTCGTCGGTCTGTGCGGTCGCCGTTCCGCCGAGTCCCGACAGCACCGCGCCCGCGCCGAGCGCCTTCATCACGTCCCGCCGCGAGGAGTCGAGTGGATGTCGTTCCATGCCAGTACGCAACGGTCGACTGCACTTTGTTAACCTCTCTCAGTAGCGGAGCGCCGTTCACAGGACGCCGTTACCGCCCAGACGGCCTCGAAACGCTGAACGTCACTATCGTGACAGGGTAAGTCGAGCGTAGCGAACGGCAGGCCGACCGTACCGAACCGACGACGAGCGGGCAGTCGGCCGTCGGACCGAGCGGACCACTCAAGCCGCTGGCGTCGCATGCGACGGTATGGACGAGTGGCGCACGGCCGACGACCCGGCCTGTCCCGCCTGCGGGAAGTCACTGGCAGCGACGGCGACGGCGTGCCCGGCCTGCGGCGAGCAGTTGGTCTCCGAAGAGGTGGCGGCCCTCCTCGACGAGCGGATGAGCGCGGCCCACGACGGCGACGCGAACGCCGCGCCGCGGTGGGCCGTCCTCCTGACGGGGCTCGCGCTCGGAATCGCCATCGCGCCGCTGCTCGCCTACGCCGTCGTCATCGCCGTCGGCGACCTGCCCCCTCTCGCGATCGGCGGCCTCCTGCTCGCCGGCTGGCTCGGGTCGGCGGCGGCGCTCGCTCGCCTCCCGAACCCGAGTGCGGCGCTCGCTCGCGGGCTCTCCCTCGTCGTCGCCGGCGTTCTGGCCGTCATGGCGGCGCTGGGCTACGACTCGGTTTCCGGTGGCGGTGTCGGTTCGGATCGAACGCTCCTCGTCGCCGCCGCGCTGGCGGTTCCCGCCGTCGCTGCGGCGCTCTTGGCGCGGCGCGTCTCCGAGCGCGCCGCCCGGCAGGCCCGTGGCGAACCCGGTCCGCTCCACGAACGCGCGGGGTTCGGCAGCGACGGCACGGAAGAGTCTGCGGACGAGCGGCCCTGACCGTCCACGTGGATGTCGACCGCCGCGGCGGCCTGCTCTCGGAGGCGATGGACGCGGACGAACGCCACACCTCATTCACCGTCCAGAACGCCGATCCGTCGGCCGTCGAAGGGCCGCTGTCCGACGCGATTCGGCGGCTGAGCTGATCTTCCGAAATCGACTCGGCTACCCCCAGAACGACTGCGTTCTGGCGTATTCCCGCTCCTGACGGAGGATGTCCCGGTAGAACTCGTCTTCGTCCTCGCGCAGGCGGTTGATGATCCGCGCGGCGTTGTGCGGCCCGACGCCGCGGGCGGCGAGGGCGACGACGGCCTGCTTGCCGTGGGTCTGGACGAGCGACCCGGCGCGGTAAGCGCGCTCGGTCATCTTCTCCTGTTCCTCGTCCTTCTCGTCTGCTCGCACCGCCGACACGACCTCGTCGGCCCACGGGTTCAGCGCGGCGACGCGAGTGGACCCGCACTTCGGACACTCCGGCTGGTCTCGCACTCGCTTGACCTGCTGCTTGCGGTCCCACTCCCGACAGTGCAGACAGGCGAGGATGACGCGGTCGCTCTGGATCCGCTCTCGCACGGTCTGGATGACGCTCGCGTCGGCGTTCTCCGGCGAGAGCAGTTCGCGGCCCGAGGCGTTCCCGCCGAGACCGATTGGCGTGCGTTCGCCGACCGTTTCGAGGGCGACTTCGCCGGACTGGAGCGCTTCTAGCAGCGCCGCCGTCTCCTCGATGGCGAGGTCCTCGTGGCGCACCTCGCGCAACGCCTCGTCGTACATCGGCGTGTCTTCCAGCGCGGCGAGCAGTCGGTCACGACCGAAGTCCGTCGACCCGCGGCCGCGCCAGCGCTTGAGCGACCCGAACTTCGTGGCGACCTGCGCGAGCTTGAACTTCAGCGCGTCGGCGTTCTTCAGGCTCAACTCGACGAGCGCCGGGAGGTGGTCGGGGTCGGTCCCCTCTAAGACCTCCATCACGTCGCCGGCGCTGATGCGGCGAGGCACTTCGAGTTCGATGCGGTAGGGGTCGACCTCCATCGCGACCGAGGACCCCGCCCGCTGGCCCAGCAGCGCCGAGAGGACGCGTCCCAGCGTCTCGTTGACCTTGTGGCCGTAACAGCAGTTGACGAGGACCTCCCGGCCGCGGAACTCCACGAGTATCGTCTCGGCGTCGGGGATCGGTGCCTCGTGGCCTTCCAGTTGCGAGAGCCCGTCGGCCACTGTCTCCCTGTCGGCGTCGTACCGGCGGGCGACGTGGGCCGCGACCGACTCGGCGGGCGCGCCCTCCTGTAACTGCTCGCCGGCGACTCGCCGCAGTTCGCCGACCTCGCCCGCGACGGCTCGTGGGACCGGAATCTCGCTTCCGACCCACGAAGGCACTTCGCCGGCGGGGTCCTCGATGGGGGAGACGGTCACGATTTCTTCCTCTTCGTCGATATTCGTGATGCGCCACATCTCGCCGCGCTGGACGAACACCTCGCCGGGGGTGGCGAAGTTGACGACGAACCGCTCGTCTAAGGTCCCGACCTGCTGGCCCGAGGCCACGTCCTCCACGTCGTAGGTGGCCTCGTCGGGGATCATCGAGAGGTTCTGATAGAAGTACTGCCACGTGCCGCGGCGCTTCTCCAGCGTGTCGCGGTCCTCGTCCAGCCAGACGACGTTGTTCTCGGCGAGTTCGCGGACGACTTCCTTGAACGCCGCTTCGTCGATATCGCGGAACGGGTAGGCCCGCGTGATGATGCGGTACGACTCCATCGCCCGCACCTCGCCGGTGTCCATCACGATACCGGCCAACTGGTTTGCGACGGTGTCGAGGCTCCCGTCGTGGATCTCGGCGGGTTCGACGTCGCCGTCCTGCGCCTGGCGGGCGATCGCCAGCGCCTCCAGCGTGTCGTCGGCGTGGGTCGTCACGACGGTCCCCGAGGATATCTCGTCGCGGCGGTGGCCGGCGCGGCCGACTCGCTGGACGAGCCTGGACACCTGCCGGGGACTGCCGTACTGGACGACGTGGTCGACCCGGCCCACGTCGATGCCCAGTTCCATCGACGAGGTACAGAGCAGGGCGTCGAGCTCCCCGGCCTTGAACTGGTCTTCCACGTCGATTCGGGCCTCCTTCGAGAGCGACCCGTGGTGGACGCCGAGGTTCGTCCCGAGCTCTTTGAACCGCGAGCCGAGCGCCTCGGCGGTCTGTCGCGTGTTGACGAACAGCAGGACGGACTCGTTCTCCCGTATCAGGTCGTCGATGAAGCGGACGTGACTGGCCGTCTCGGCGTCGGTGACCAGTTCGCGGGAGAGCCGCTCGTCGCGGTCGGTCACCTGCGGTCGCACCACGTTCACGTCCAGTCGGCTGCCGATGTCCACCGCGACGACGGAACACCCGCGGCCGCCGGTGAGGAAGCGCCCGACTTCCCGTGGGTCGCCCACCGTCGCTGAGAGGCCGATTCGCTGAAACGGGCCCGAAACTTCGCGCAATCGTTCGAGTCCGACCGTCAACTGCGCGCCGCGCTTGGCCGCGGCGAGTTCGTGGACTTCGTCGACGACGACGTGGTCCACGTCTTCGAGCGCCGTCCGGAGTTTCGACCCCGTGAGCATCGCCTGCAGCGTCTCGGGGGTCGTCACGAGCACGTCCGGCGGGTCGTTGGCCTGCTTCTGGCGCTGGTAGTCGGTCGTGTCCCCGTGTCGGACGTCCACGTCCAAGTCGAGCGTCTCGCCCCACCACTCCAGCCGCTCGCGCATGTCGCGGTTGAGCGCCCGCAGCGGCGTGATGTACAGCGCGCCGATGCCGAACCGCTCCTCGTCGGCCGACGCGAGCGCGTCCAACACGGGCAGCATCGCCGTCTCGGTCTTGCCGGTGCCGGTCGGGGCGACGACGAGCGCGTCCTCGCCGCGCGCGAGACGGGGAATCGCCTCGCGCTGCGGTTCCGTCGGCGTCGTGAACCCGCGCTCGGAGAGGGCGCTTCGCACCTCGTCGCCGAGCACGCTGAACGCCGCGACACCGGTCTCACTCATCGGACCCGTCTAGCGGATACGACCGGTTAAGCGCGTCGTGTCACACGTTGTCGGGCCTATTCGGCATCGGTTTCAAGGCGGTCGCGCCGGAACTGCGTCCATGTATCTCGCCGACGAGGCGTGGCCGGACCTCGAATCGTACTTCGAGTCGGAGTCGCTGGCGCTGATGCCGCTGGGGTCGACGGAGCAACACGGGCCCCACCTTCCGGAAGCGACCGACCACATCATCGCCGAGTCCTTCGCCCGCCGGGCCGCCGAGGAGACCGGCTATCTCTGTACGCCGACCGTCAATGTCGGCGTCAGCCCCCACCACCGGCAGTTCCACGGGACGATGTGGGCCGACGCGCCGGCGTTCCGGGACTACGTCGAGAGCGTCACCCGGAATCTGGCGTACCACGGCATCGACCGCGTCATCTTCGTCAACGCCCACGGCGGCAACGTCGAGCATCTCCGCGAGGTGGGCCGCCGGCTGCGCGACGACGGGACGCTGTACGCCATCGAGTGGATGTGGGACGAGAGCATCACCGACCTGATCGCGGAGACGTTCGAGACGCCGGGTCCCCACGGCGGGCCCAAGGAGACGTCGCTCATTCAGCACCTCGCCGGCGAACTGGTCCACGAGGAGCGCCTCGAAGAGGCCCGCGACGGTGGCTGTCGGGAGTTCGACGAGACGACCGGCCGCGTCAACGGCGCGAGGACGTTCTACGACGCCATCGACAACACGGAAAACGGCGTGCTCGGCGACCAGACCGACGCCTCGGCCGAAGCGGGCGAGAAGTTGTTCGATGCGGCGCTCTCAAACCTCACCGGTCTCTGCGAGTGGTTAGACGACCAGCCCGCAGAAGGCCTCTTTCCGAAACCGCACGTGTAGTTTATGTCGCCGGCGAGACGACGTGAGGACATGTTCGAACCCAGCGACAGCGCGAGGGCGGGTCGATGAACACGCTCGACGACGTCGAACGGGCGGTCAAGGACACGGCTCACTACATGCGCCGGAACCTCGCCAACTACGCCGGGCGACGCGGCGGCGGGAATCCGGGCGACGAGAACCCGAGCGGCGAACGGCAGGTCGGCGGCGACGTGTGGGCCGACGACCTCTTCTTCGACGCCCTGTCCTACGTCGACGGCGTCGGCGGCTACGCGAGCGAAGAGCGCGAGGGCGTCGTCGACTGCGGCGAGGGCTACACCGTCGCGATCGACCCGCTGGACGGCTCGGCCAACCTCGCGTCGAACAACTCTGTCGGTACGATCGTCGGCGTCTACGACGCGTCGCTTCCCGCGACCGGCCGCGACATGGTCGCGTCGATGATGGTCCTCTACGGCCCCTACACGACGATGACCGTCGCCCGCGAGGACCGCGACGTGGTCCAGGAGTACCTCCTGCGCGACGGCCACAGCGAGCGCTGGGGAACCTTCTCCCTGCCGGAGGAACCGACCGTCGTCGGCATCGCCGGCAAGTCCGGCGAGCGAACCGACGCTGTCAACGACTTCGCCAGAGACCTGAGCCGAGATCTGAAACTCCGCTACGGCGGGGCGACGGTCGCCGACCTCGCGCAGGTGCTGGAGTACGGCGGGCTCTTCGGGTACCCGGCGACGACCACCTATCCCGACGGGAAACTCCGCGTCCACTTCGAGGCCGCGCCGCTCGCGTACCTCGTGGAAGCGGCAAGCGGCGGCTCCTCCGACGGATCGCAGTCGCTGTTGGACGTCGAACCGGACGGTCTCCACGGGCGGACGCCGACGTTCCTCGGAAATACGGAACTCGTCGAGCGCTTAGAGGCCGCCGTGAGCGAGTGACCGGACGACAGACGCCGTTTCAGCGTCACACCCGATCGTACCGCCCGAGCCGCGTCCCGTCGAGCAGGAACGCCTCCGCGTCGGCCATCCCGTCCGGAAGGAACGGCGCGAGGAAGTCCTGTCCCTCGACGTTGACCCACGTCCCGCCAGAGCGGTCGTTGAACGCCGGGAAGACGACGAGGTCGGCGCTCGTCTCGACGGCCGCGCCGTAGCGGTCGGCGAACGGATCGGCGACGAGGGACCCGCGGAGCCACGCCCGCTCCTTCCGCGCACCGCCGACTTCGTCCTCCAGTCTGACGACCGGGTGTTCGTGGCCGACGCAGACGACCTCGGCGTTCAGCACGTCGGGAGCCGGCCACGTGTGCCCGTGAACGAACCCCACGTCGCCGATGCGGGTCCCGTGGCCCGGCGTCACGTCGACGGCGGCGTCCATCTCGGCGAGGACGGGTTCTAAATCGCCGTCGTGGTTCCCCTTCACGAGGGTGACCGGCACGTCTACGGCGTCGAACAGCGCGGTCAGCTCCTCGCGCTCCTCGGCGAAGGGGTCGCCGATCGCGTGGCCGAGGTCGCCGAGGACGACCAGTCGGTCCGCTCGCGCCCGGTCGAGCAGCGCCAGCAACCGCTCGCGTCGCTCCTCGGCCGCCGACTGGAGCGAAACGCCCTCGTAGCGGAGGCCGGCCTCGATGCCGGCGTGGAAGTCCGCGACAGTCAGCAGTCGCTCGCCGCCGGTCTCGACGGTGGCGGCCGGGGCGTTCGGGAGCGGTTCGACGCGCATCGCTCTCGCGTTGGCGACGACGGGAGAAAAGGGGCGCGACTGCGACTCCGCTCAGATCGGAGTGAGCTTGCCGTCTTCGGGCTCGTAGCACTGCCCGCTCATCAGCGCGTCCTGGATCGCGTCCTCGACGGCGTCTGAGTCTGCGCCGTACTCCTCGACGACGGTCGCGCGGATCTCCTCGCGGTCCGCGCCGTCGCCGTCGTCCAAGTCGCGCATGACGTCCATCACGGCGTCTTCGAGGTCTACGTCCTCGGCATCGGGTTCCTCGGCCGCGTCGGCGGCCTCGCCGGCGGTCGTCTCGTCGGCTCCCGCCTCGGTCGCCGTCTCCGGGGTCTCGGCCGGCGCGTCGCTCGTCGCCGCCTCGGCGTCCGGTTCGGGCGACTCGTCGCCGGCCGGCGCGCCCGGCGAGTTCGGGGCCGGCTCCGCGTCGGCGGCGTCGGCGGGCGCGCCCTCTTCGGACGCCCCCGCCTCTGCTTCGGCCAACTCCTCCGGGTCCGGCGTGTCGATGTCGGCCTCGCCCGGCTCGTCGACTTCCGACCCACTCTGGAAGTCGGTGCCGTACTCCGCCTCGATCTCCTCGCGCTCGCCCTCGTCGAGTTCGAACTCGGTGTCGAAGTCGCCGACCTCGTCGTCGGCGTCCGCGTCGTCAGCACCCTCGTCGGCCGTCGAGGACTCGGTCGCCGCGTCGCTCGAATCGGCGATTTCCGTCTCGTCGCCGCCGAACTCGCCGGCGGTCCCCACGTCGGTATCGGTCTCGGTAGGCGCGTCCTCGGACTCCGGTTCGGTCGGTTCGACGGTCTCGCCCTCGTCGGGCGTCGCGTCGGCGGTGCCCATGCTCTCGGTGTCGGCGCTCTCGGCCGCCGCGGCGGAGTCGTCGGTCGGTTCTGCTTCGACCGACGGTTCCGAATCGTCCGACGCCCCCGAATCGACCGACGGTTCCGCGTCGCTCGGCGATGCCGCTTCAACTTCGGCCGCACCGTCGCTCTCGTCGCCGGCCGCTGCCGCCGCCACGTCGCTCTCCAGTTTGACTCCGGCGAGCACTGGCAGCGGGTCGTCGGTGCCGTCACCGGGCGACAGCGACAGCGTCCCGGCCTCGTCGACCTCGCCCGCCACGACGCGGGCGGCGTCGAGCGAGA encodes the following:
- a CDS encoding MutS-related protein, with protein sequence MRLEEYWGIGPKTSELLAEKLGVERAVEAIETANTRTLTAAGLSRGRATRILRRATGAESMDLLATRDTRDVYKELLDLAEEYAVTADAADRIRVLTPLPTREAMTERLDDVLEAKGTWSDLADDDQRAVLDAFDRYDAETGERAAVETALALLETGVGDGVFEQVAALDTDALEDARAALAGLAGEGERVGEGADAELDRLRTQLGEVEDLAAATPEVVEAVQDGARRPADFQDALVRYVTDETGMDATRVRDAMPSEATDAQDFVDAALRELRRSLRTAVEERETAVAERLEDNLAAAREDIDAAVTVVDEVSLAVSLARFAIAYDLTRPTFVDRETIAVRNARNLTLADADDVQPVTYAVGDHALDIERTDAPPSGDRVAVLTGANSGGKTTLLETLCQVQLLAQMGLPVPADAAEVGVVDTVVFHRRHASFNAGVLESTLRSVVPPLTGGDRTLMLVDEFEAITEPGSAANLLHGLVTLTVDRDALGVFVTHLAADLEPLPDAARVDGIFAEGLDSDLNLQVDYQPRFGTVGKSTPEFIVSRLVANANDPVERGGFETLAQAVGEEAVQRTLSDVRWNEGE
- a CDS encoding twin-arginine translocation signal domain-containing protein → MERHPLDSSRRDVMKALGAGAVLSGLGGTATAQTDDGQTDDGQGGDTPSPGDGAGTVYEVETLIRGPPTNPDRPVDFFYQPTGLHLRPGDVIKFVFTTPDHNVVSYHPAFGMRRRVPTGVHAFSSPILGWQPRSIADDQIEPPAEMDGGGEGGQGGAGQQSGDQQGGGQGDGQGGGGPQNGGQQGGSPRGPVPSTWLYAFETPGVYDLLCSPHETYGMAMRVVVGDATEAPFETSDPSALPAPRAGPVELARETLTDPALQPSNIVEQGAVAWESLEAVGGRSGQTQG
- a CDS encoding zinc ribbon domain-containing protein; this translates as MDEWRTADDPACPACGKSLAATATACPACGEQLVSEEVAALLDERMSAAHDGDANAAPRWAVLLTGLALGIAIAPLLAYAVVIAVGDLPPLAIGGLLLAGWLGSAAALARLPNPSAALARGLSLVVAGVLAVMAALGYDSVSGGGVGSDRTLLVAAALAVPAVAAALLARRVSERAARQARGEPGPLHERAGFGSDGTEESADERP
- a CDS encoding DEAD/DEAH box helicase; translated protein: MSETGVAAFSVLGDEVRSALSERGFTTPTEPQREAIPRLARGEDALVVAPTGTGKTETAMLPVLDALASADEERFGIGALYITPLRALNRDMRERLEWWGETLDLDVDVRHGDTTDYQRQKQANDPPDVLVTTPETLQAMLTGSKLRTALEDVDHVVVDEVHELAAAKRGAQLTVGLERLREVSGPFQRIGLSATVGDPREVGRFLTGGRGCSVVAVDIGSRLDVNVVRPQVTDRDERLSRELVTDAETASHVRFIDDLIRENESVLLFVNTRQTAEALGSRFKELGTNLGVHHGSLSKEARIDVEDQFKAGELDALLCTSSMELGIDVGRVDHVVQYGSPRQVSRLVQRVGRAGHRRDEISSGTVVTTHADDTLEALAIARQAQDGDVEPAEIHDGSLDTVANQLAGIVMDTGEVRAMESYRIITRAYPFRDIDEAAFKEVVRELAENNVVWLDEDRDTLEKRRGTWQYFYQNLSMIPDEATYDVEDVASGQQVGTLDERFVVNFATPGEVFVQRGEMWRITNIDEEEEIVTVSPIEDPAGEVPSWVGSEIPVPRAVAGEVGELRRVAGEQLQEGAPAESVAAHVARRYDADRETVADGLSQLEGHEAPIPDAETILVEFRGREVLVNCCYGHKVNETLGRVLSALLGQRAGSSVAMEVDPYRIELEVPRRISAGDVMEVLEGTDPDHLPALVELSLKNADALKFKLAQVATKFGSLKRWRGRGSTDFGRDRLLAALEDTPMYDEALREVRHEDLAIEETAALLEALQSGEVALETVGERTPIGLGGNASGRELLSPENADASVIQTVRERIQSDRVILACLHCREWDRKQQVKRVRDQPECPKCGSTRVAALNPWADEVVSAVRADEKDEEQEKMTERAYRAGSLVQTHGKQAVVALAARGVGPHNAARIINRLREDEDEFYRDILRQEREYARTQSFWG
- a CDS encoding creatininase family protein is translated as MYLADEAWPDLESYFESESLALMPLGSTEQHGPHLPEATDHIIAESFARRAAEETGYLCTPTVNVGVSPHHRQFHGTMWADAPAFRDYVESVTRNLAYHGIDRVIFVNAHGGNVEHLREVGRRLRDDGTLYAIEWMWDESITDLIAETFETPGPHGGPKETSLIQHLAGELVHEERLEEARDGGCREFDETTGRVNGARTFYDAIDNTENGVLGDQTDASAEAGEKLFDAALSNLTGLCEWLDDQPAEGLFPKPHV
- a CDS encoding class 1 fructose-bisphosphatase is translated as MNTLDDVERAVKDTAHYMRRNLANYAGRRGGGNPGDENPSGERQVGGDVWADDLFFDALSYVDGVGGYASEEREGVVDCGEGYTVAIDPLDGSANLASNNSVGTIVGVYDASLPATGRDMVASMMVLYGPYTTMTVAREDRDVVQEYLLRDGHSERWGTFSLPEEPTVVGIAGKSGERTDAVNDFARDLSRDLKLRYGGATVADLAQVLEYGGLFGYPATTTYPDGKLRVHFEAAPLAYLVEAASGGSSDGSQSLLDVEPDGLHGRTPTFLGNTELVERLEAAVSE
- a CDS encoding metallophosphoesterase — its product is MRVEPLPNAPAATVETGGERLLTVADFHAGIEAGLRYEGVSLQSAAEERRERLLALLDRARADRLVVLGDLGHAIGDPFAEEREELTALFDAVDVPVTLVKGNHDGDLEPVLAEMDAAVDVTPGHGTRIGDVGFVHGHTWPAPDVLNAEVVCVGHEHPVVRLEDEVGGARKERAWLRGSLVADPFADRYGAAVETSADLVVFPAFNDRSGGTWVNVEGQDFLAPFLPDGMADAEAFLLDGTRLGRYDRV